The Arachis hypogaea cultivar Tifrunner chromosome 14, arahy.Tifrunner.gnm2.J5K5, whole genome shotgun sequence genome has a segment encoding these proteins:
- the LOC112798141 gene encoding aquaporin TIP1-3-like yields the protein MIFGLVYTVYGTGVDPKKGNVGIVAPIAIGYVVGANILVGGAFDGASMNPAASFGPAVVNWSWTHHWLYWVGPFIGGAIAANMYDNIFIGDDGQEPLSSSDYQGKQFFSLC from the coding sequence ATGATATTTGGGTTAGTGTACACAGTTTATGGCACAGGTGTGGATCCAAAGAAAGGAAATGTGGGGATTGTAGCCCCAATTGCAATTGGATACGTTGTGGGTGCAAACATCTTAGTAGGTGGTGCATTTGATGGTGCATCAATGAATCCAGCAGCGTCATTTGGTCCTGCTGTTGTTAATTGGTCATGGACTCATCATTGGCTGTATTGGGTTGGCCCCTTCATTGGTGGTGCCATTGCTGCCAATATGTATGATAATATCTTCATTGGTGATGATGGTCAGGAACCCCTTTCAAGCAGTGACTACCAGGGGAAACAATTCTTTTCTTTATGTTAG
- the LOC112795476 gene encoding putative disease resistance RPP13-like protein 3, with amino-acid sequence MGDSVVTIALENLSGLLANELISLSGVNDQIRYLCKQLEFMNVFMKSTKGMRDNESVREVVNKIRDVAHKAEDMVDTYVVNANKQRGRNMLVKYFFHRKNHVIMLPEVNDKFEAILSSILEIREKINENMFIYGIQQRNKEFAKDSLIARRRDVEEEEVVGMVRDSDEVIRQLEGGDLSREVVCILGMGGLGKTTLARKIYNNDKIKSMFPYCVWGFVSNYYSAQELLMSILKLLDLPEEEYKYLTNPEQMKRKIRESMSGKKYLVVLDDIWYTQVWDELHEAFPHDNNGSRILITTRMENISRYTNATFTYRLSFLDETQSWELFCYKVFGKAGCPLELEPAGKKMAKACKGLPLAIVVFTGMVAKKERSLREWNRIQNHISWYHAHEDYRIVTDILKLSYDSLPRTLKPCFLYLGVYPEDYEIPARTLCQLWISEGFIQATEAGPSNSQEVEDIADMYLDNLVERSLVQVASKRSDEGVKTCRVHPLLREICISESKENKFMEVCEELDANRSDSRRVSLQYKGECLPTTGDKWLARSLLFFGEETRWERESQGWKQIRNGFNLARVLDMNQVVLGLSPRGLKTLIHLRFLKVTASSRRIGNDVLASLCNLSSLETLYLWLRDEVTLPNKIWKLKSLRHVYLNFDNIILREWTRKESMPRIIRQRAKRLQIWSKGASMSEMKIGETKVENLQTLNNIYLNARTASVLNKGMFPNLTKLTLRREPTKLLEPEKEYLENSLMCLNKLRRLKLLCIAKLPLDPNAYPISLTKITIGYFGKLDAGIIKTLGQLANLRTLKLVGGSINGDVNCVAGDFPQLQVLHLSDVQLAGRWKVEEGAMPHIRYCINPHIHD; translated from the coding sequence ATGGGGGACAGTGTTGTTACTATTGCCTTGGAGAACTTGTCAGGGCTGCTTGCTAATGAATTGATATCACTTTCGGGAGTGAACGATCAAATCAGGTACCTATGCAAACAACTGGAGTTCATGAACGTTTTCATGAAGAGTACAAAGGGAATGCGCGACAATGAGTCTGTGAGAGAAGTAGTGAACAAGATCAGAGATGTGGCACACAAAGCTGAAGACATGGTAGATACTTATGTTGTCAATGCTAACAAGCAAAGAGGCAGAAACATGTTGGTGAAGTACTTCTTCCACCGAAAAAACCATGTGATTATGCTTCCTGAGGTGAATGACAAGTTTGAAGCCATCTTGAGCAGTATCCTTGAGATCCGTGAAAAGATCAATGAAAACATGTTTATATATGGCATTCAACAAAGAAACAAAGAATTTGCAAAAGACTCATTGATTGCGAGGAGGAGGGATGTGGAAGAAGAGGAGGTAGTAGGCATGGTGCGTGACTCCGATGAGGTGATTAGACAACTCGAGGGAGGAGATTTGAGTCGTGAAGTTGTTTGCATATTAGGCATGGGTGGTTTGGGAAAGACCACTCTTGCTCGAAAGATCTACAACAACGACAAGATCAAGAGCATGTTCCCGTATTGTGTGTGGGGTTTTGTGTCAAATTATTACAGCGCTCAAGAGCTGTTAATGAGCATTTTGAAGCTTTTGGATCTACCAGAAGAGGAGTACAAATATTTAACCAATCCAGagcaaatgaaaagaaaaatcagagaaTCCATGAGTGGAAAGAAATACCTGGTAGTCCTAGACGATATCTGGTATACTCAAGTGTGGGACGAGTTGCATGAAGCTTTTCCTCATGACAACAATGGTAGTAGAATATTGATAACCACCCGTATGGAGAATATTTCTCGCTATACAAATGCAACCTTTACTTACAGACTCTCATTCCTCGATGAAACTCAAAGTTGGGAACTGTTCTGTTACAAGGTGTTTGGCAAAGCAggatgtcctctagaacttgaacCTGCTGGAAAAAAAATGGCTAAAGCCTGTAAAGGTTTGCCACTTGCCATTGTTGTGTTTACAGGTATGGTTGCAAAAAAAGAGAGGTCACTTAGAGAATGGAATAGAATCCAGAATCATATTTCTTGGTATCATGCTCACGAGGACTATCGAATTGTGACCGATATTCTGAAGCTTAGCTATGATTCCCTTCCTCGAACATTGAAGCCATGCTTTCTTTATTTGGGAGTGTATCCTGAAGATTATGAAATACCAGCGAGAACATTGTGTCAACTGTGGATATCTGAAGGTTTCATTCAGGCAACAGAAGCTGGACCATCAAATTCACAAGAAGTAGAAGATATCGCCGACATGTATTTAGATAATCTTGTGGAACGGAGCCTGGTGCAAGTGGCAAGTAAGAGGAGTGATGAGGGTGTGAAGACATGTAGAGTCCATCCTCTTCTTCGCGAGATTTGCATTTCCGagagcaaagaaaacaaatttatGGAAGTATGCGAGGAGTTGGATGCCAATAGAAGCGATTCCCGTAGAGTGTCTCTCCAGTATAAAGGAGAATGCTTACCAACCACAGGTGACAAATGGCTTGCACGCTCTCTACTCTTTTTTGGTGAAGAGACTCGTTGGGAACGTGAATCACAAGGGTGGAAACAGATAAGGAATGGCTTCAACTTGGCTCGTGTATTGGACATGAACCAAGTGGTGCTAGGTTTATCACCTcgtggtttgaagacattgatccATCTAAGGTTTTTGAAAGTTACAGCATCTTCTAGAAGAATTGGAAATGATGTTTTAGCTTCTCTATGCAACCTTTCAAGTCTAGAAACGCTATACTTATGGCTTAGAGACGAAGTTACTCTACCAAACAAAATATGGAAGCTCAAGTCACTCAGGCATGTGTATTTAAACTTTGATAATATCATATTAAGAGAATGGACTCGAAAAGAATCAATGCCGAGGATAATCAGACAAAGGGCGAAGAGATTACAAATATGGTCTAAAGGAGCATCAATGTCGGAGATGAAAATTGGAGAAACAAAGGTGGAGAATCTTCAAACACTGAATAACATCTATCTTAATGCAAGAACAGCAAGCGTCCTAAACAAGGGCATGTTCCCCAACTTGACAAAATTAACTTTGCGTAGAGAGCCGACAAAGCTGCTAGAGCCAGAAAAAGAATACTTAGAGAACAGTTTGATGTGCCTAAACAAACTCCGAAGGCTAAAGCTACTTTGCATCGCGAAGCTTCCATTAGATCCGAATGCGTATCCTATAAGTCTTACCAAGATTACCATAGGATACTTTGGTAAACTGGATGCAGGAATAATAAAGACCCTGGGACAGCTAGCCAACCTGCGAACCTTGAAACTCGTTGGCGGAAGCATAAATGGCGATGTTAATTGCGTAGCTGGTGACTTCCCACAGCTTCAGGTACTACATCTGAGTGACGTTCAACTGGCTGGCAGGTGGAAAGTAGAAGAAGGAGCAATGCCTCATATTCGATATTGCATTAACCCTCACATCCATGACTAA
- the LOC112794509 gene encoding aquaporin TIP1-3-like, whose protein sequence is MAVQRIAIGSPGEAAQPDAIRAAFAEFFSLLIFVFAGEVSGMAYNKLTNNGPAIPSGLIAASLSHAFGLIVAVSVGANISGDHVNPAVTFGAFIGGNITLLRSILYWFAQLLGSVLACIHLSFIHSNTLNEFQFHFAKDNVVLAAIANNSSLLLDFTPWKKDIQIQYEMHLNRNNQHLMNNYNSFHSTFIVKTLLLKSVSQAWSSSTHKNIKATPRIIILQ, encoded by the exons ATGGCAGTCCAAAGAATTGCAATTGGGTCTCCTGGAGAGGCTGCTCAGCCTGATGCAATTAGAGCAGCATTTGCAGAATTCTTCTCattgcttatttttgtttttgctgGTGAAGTCTCTGGCATGGCTTATA ATAAACTTACAAACAATGGACCAGCAATACCATCTGGTCTGATAGCTGCATCATTGTCCCATGCATTTGGTCTTATTGTGGCTGTCTCTGTTGGTGCAAACATTTCTGGTGACCATGTGAACCCTGCTGTTACTTTTGGTGCCTTCATTGGAGGAAACATAACCCTTTTGAGGAGCATTTTGTATTGGTTTGCACAGTTGCTTGGTTCGGTTCTTGCTTGCATTCATCTCAG CTTCATCCATTCAAATACCTTAAACGAGTTTCAATTTCATTTTGCTAAGGACAATGTTGTCTTAGCAGCTATTGCAAATAATAGTAGTCTCCTTTTGGATTTCACCCCTTGGAAAAAAGATATTCAAATTCAGTATGAAATGCATTTGAATCGCAACAATCAACACCTCATGAATAATTACAATTCATTTCACTCCACTTTCATAGTCAAGACTCTCCTCTTGAAATCAGTGAGTCAAGCTTGGAGTAGTAGTACACACAAAAACATTAAAGCAACTCCTCGCATAATTATTTTACAATGA
- the LOC112795477 gene encoding disease resistance protein RPP13-like, producing the protein MVDSVVSFALDNLSRLLVSEVTLLSGVKDQVRSLCDELKFMDIFIKNSEGKRNDPLVKEVVNQIKDAAYQAEDVVDTYVVNANKQRSRNMLSKCFHSKGHVMMLHEVNDQITTIKRRIDEIYQNKSKYGIQQDDFESHAGNKEFAEDSLIARRRDVEEEEVVGLVYDSDEVISQLEGGDSSHRVVCITGMGGLGKTTLARKIYNNDKIKSMFPCCVWCFVSYNYRAQELLMSLLKLLNLPAEEYKDLTDQAKMKRKVRERMSGKKYLVVLDDIWETQVWNDLQGAFPDDNNGSRILITTRVKDISHYTRATFTYELPFLNESQSWELFCKKVFCKEKCPHELEVLGREMAKACKGLPLAIVVLAGMVAKKERSPREWLKIKNHVSWYLAQEEEYRIVTNILKLSYDDLPQALKPCFLYLGVYPEDYEIHVRRLCQLWIAEGFIQKKEVGPSNSPEVEDIADMYLDKLVERSLVQVASRRTDGGVKTCRVHDLLRDLCISESRENKFMEVCTNLDAIKCNSRRMSLQYRGELRLTEDNQSSARSLLLFGESTFWENESEGWKQMWNGFKLARVLDMNQVRLCLSPRGLTTLIHLRFLKVTASSRRIGDDVLASICNLWNLETLYLWIQESITLPNKIWKLKSLRHIYVCLAPASMSRMKIGETKVENLQTLHAIFLNARTASVLNKGMFPNLTKLTLFGAIELPEKEFLENSLQCLNKLRTLKLLGIAKLPLDPNAYPTSLTKITISFAQLDARMIKTLGQLANLQILKLVDGTIDGDVNCVAGDFPQLQVLHVRDVQLDGRWKVEEGAMPQIRYCNPPHILD; encoded by the coding sequence ATGGTGGACAGTGTTGTTAGCTTTGCTTTGGACAACTTGTCGCGGTTGCTTGTTAGTGAAGTGACGTTACTATCGGGTGTGAAGGATCAAGTCAGGTCCCTATGCGATGAACTGAAGTTTATGGACATTTTCATCAAGAATTCTGAGGGAAAACGCAACGATCCATTGGTGAAAGAAGTGGTGAACCAGATCAAAGATGCAGCATATCAAGCTGAAGACGTGGTAGACACCTATGTCGTTAATGCCAATAAACAAAGAAGCAGAAATATGTTGAGCAAGTGCTTCCACAGCAAAGGCCATGTGATGATGCTCCATGAGGTGAATGATCAGATCACCACCATCAAGAGAAGAATCGATGAGATCTATCAAAACAAGTCCAAATATGGCATTCAACAAGATGATTTTGAAAGTCATGCGGGAAACAAAGAATTTGCAGAAGACTCGTTGATTGCGAGAAGGAGGGATGTGGAAGAAGAGGAGGTAGTAGGTCTGGTGTATGATTCCGATGAGGTGATTAGCCAACTTGAGGGAGGAGATTCGAGTCATAGAGTTGTTTGCATAACAGGCATGGGTGGTTTGGGAAAGACCACTCTTGCTCGAAAGATCTACAACAACGACAAGATCAAGAGCATGTTCCCGTGTTGTGTGTGGTGTTTTGTGTCCTACAATTACAGAGCTCAAGAATTATTAATGAGTCTTTTGAAGCTTTTGAATTTACCTGCAGAGGAGTATAAAGATTTAACTGATcaagcaaaaatgaaaagaaaggtcAGAGAACGCATGAGTGGAAAGAAATACCTGGTAGTCCTAGATGACATCTGGGAAACTCAAGTGTGGAATGATTTGCAAGGAGCCTTTCCCGATGACAACAATGGTAGCAGAATATTGATAACCACACGTGTGAAGGATATTTCTCACTATACAAGAGCAACCTTTACTTACGAACTTCCATTTCTTAATGAAAGTCAAAGTTGGGAACTGTTCTGTAAAAAGGTGTTTTGCAAAGAAAAATGTCCTCACGAACTTGAAGTTCTTGGTAGAGAAATGGCTAAAGCCTGTAAAGGTTTGCCACTTGCCATCGTTGTGTTGGCAGGTATGGTTGCCAAAAAAGAGAGGTCACCAagagaatggcttaaaatcaagAATCATGTTTCTTGGTATCTTGCTCAGGAGGAAGAATATCGAATTGTGACCAATATTCTGAAGCTTAGCTATGATGACCTTCCCCAAGCATTAAAGCCATGCTTTCTTTATTTGGGAGTGTATCCTGAAGATTATGAAATCCATGTGAGAAGATTGTGTCAACTGTGGATAGCTGAAGGGTTCATTCAGAAAAAAGAAGTTGGACCATCAAATTCACCAGAAGTAGAAGATATTGCTGACATGTATTTAGATAAGCTGGTGGAACGGAGCTTGGTGCAAGTGGCAAGTAGGAGGACTGATGGGGGTGTGAAGACATGTCGAGTCCATGATCTTCTTCGTGACCTATGCATTTCAGAGAGTAGGGAAAATAAATTTATGGAAGTGTGCACAAATTTGGATGCTATCAAGTGTAATTCTCGTAGGATGTCTCTCCAGTATAGAGGAGAACTGAGGCTAACCGAAGATAACCAATCATCTGCACGCTCTCTGCTTCTGTTTGGTGAAAGCACTTTCTGGGAGAATGAATCAGAAGGGTGGAAACAGATGTGGAATGGCTTCAAGTTGGCTCGTGTATTGGACATGAACCAAGTGAGGCTATGTTTATCACCTCGTGGATTGACGACATTGATCCATCTAAGGTTTTTGAAAGTTACAGCATCTTCTAGAAGAATTGGAGATGATGTTTTAGCTTCTATATGCAACCTTTGGAATCTAGAAACGCTATACTTATGGATTCAAGAGTCTATTACTCTACCAAACAAAATATGGAAACTCAAGTCACTCAGGCATATATACGTATGTTTAGCGCCAGCATCAATGTCAAGGATGAAAATCGGAGAAACAAAGGTGGAGAATCTTCAAACACTGCATGCAATCTTTCTTAATGCAAGAACAGCAAGCGTCCTAAACAAGGGCATGTTCCCCAACTTGACCAAATTAACTTTGTTTGGGGCGATAGAGCTGCCAGAAAAAGAATTCTTAGAGAACAGTTTGCAGTGCCTAAACAAACTCCGAACGCTAAAGCTACTTGGCATCGCGAAGCTTCCATTAGATCCGAATGCGTATCCTACAAGTCTTACCAAGATTACCATATCCTTTGCTCAGCTGGATGCAAGAATGATAAAGACCCTGGGACAGCTAGCCAACCTGCAAATCTTGAAACTCGTTGACGGAACCATAGATGGCGATGTTAATTGCGTAGCTGGTGACTTCCCACAGCTTCAAGTACTACATGTGAGGGACGTTCAACTGGATGGCAGGTGGAAAGTCGAGGAAGGAGCAATGCCTCAGATTCGATATTGCAACCCCCCTCACATCCTTGACTAA
- the LOC112798144 gene encoding disease resistance protein RPP13-like: protein MIDSVVNFALDNLSRLLVSEVTLLSSVKDQIRSLNDELKFMNIFIKSSEGKREDPFVKEVVNQIRNVAYQAEDVVDTYVVNVNNQRSRNMLGKFFHSKDHVMMFHEVSDQINSIKRRIDEIYQNKSKYGIQQGDFESHNGNKEFAKDSLIAKRRNVEEEEVVGLVHDSDEVINHLARRGDSSRRVVCILGMGGLGKTTLARKIYNNKKIKSMFPCHVWGFVSNHYRAQELLLSLLKLLGLSSEEYKDLNDKEKMKRKVRECMSGKKYLVILDDIWNIQVWDELQEAFPDENNGSRILITTRIEDISHYTRAIFTYELPFLDESKSWELFCKKVFGKEKCPHELELPGKEMANACKGLPLAIIVLAGMVAKKERSPREWLKIKNNVSWYLVQEEEYRIVTNILKLSYDDLPQTLKPCFLYLGVYPEDYEINVRRLCQLWIAEGFIQKKEVGPSNSPEVEDIADMYLDKLVERSLVQVASRRTDGGVKTCRVHDLLRDLCISESRENKFMEVCTNLDAIKCNSRRMSLQYRGELRLTEDNQSSARSLLLFGENTYWENESEGWKQIKNGFKLARVLDMNQVRLCLSPRGLTTLIHLRFLKVTASSRTIGDEVLASICNLWNLETLYLWIKHSITLPNKIWKLKSLRHVYLNCDDIFRELTQIESIMQRMKMEEATKIFKGWSGGASMSKMKIGETKVENLQTLHNICLNARTASVLKKGMFPNLTKLTLRGEVTELPEAPEKEFLENSLQCLNKLRTLKLLGIAILPLDRNAYPTSLTKITISFGQLDARIIKTLGQLANLQILKLGGRGIYGDVDCVAGDFPQLRVLQCGADMVDGRWKVEKGAMPQIRYCNIPHIRD from the coding sequence atgattgatAGTGTTGTTAACTTTGCACTGGACAACTTGTCACGGCTGCTTGTTAGTGAAGTGACTTTGCTTTCTAGCGTAAAAGATCAAATCAGGTCCCTAAATGATGAACTGAAGTTCATGAACATCTTTATCAAGAGTTCTGAAGGAAAGCGTGAGGATCCATTTGTGAAAGAAGTGGTGAACCAAATCAGAAATGTAGCATACCAAGCTGAAGATGTAGTAGACACCTATGTCGTCAATGTCAACAATCAAAGAAGCAGAAACATGTTGGGGAAGTTCTTCCACAGCAAAGACCATGTGATGATGTTCCATGAGGTGAGTGATCAGATTAACAGCATCAAAAGAAGGATCGATGAGATTTATCAAAACAAGTCTAAATATGGCATCCAACAAGGTGATTTTGAAAGTCATAATGGAAACAAAGAATTTGCAAAAGACTCATTGATTGCGAAAAGGAGGAATGTGGAAGAAGAGGAGGTAGTAGGCTTGGTGCATGACTCTGATGAGGTGATTAACCACCTCGCCAGAAGAGGAGATTCGAGTCGTAGAGTTGTTTGCATATTAGGCATGGGTGGCTTGGGAAAGACCACTCTTGCTCGAAAGATCTACAACAACAAGAAGATCAAGAGCATGTTCCCGTGTCATGTGTGGGGTTTTGTGTCCAACCATTACAGAGCACAAGAATTACTACTGAGCCTTTTGAAGCTTTTGGGGTTATCCTCAGAGGAGTATAAAGATTTAAATgataaagagaaaatgaaaagaaaagtcaGAGAATGCATGAGTGGAAAAAAATACCTGGTAATCCTAGACGACATCTGGAATATTCAAGTGTGGGACGAGTTGCAAGAAGCCTTTCCTGATGAAAACAATGGTAGTAGAATATTGATAACCACACGTATTGAAGATATCTCTCATTATACAAGAGCAATCTTCACTTACGAACTTCCATTTCTTGACGAAAGTAAAAGTTGGGAATTATTCTGTAAAAAGGTGTTTGGTAAAGAAAAATGTCCTCATGAACTTGAACTTCCTGGAAAAGAAATGGCTAATGCTTGTAAAGGTTTGCCACTTGCCATCATTGTGTTAGCCGGTATGGTTGCCAAAAAAGAGAGGTCACCAagagaatggcttaaaatcaagAATAATGTTTCTTGGTATCTTGTTCAGGAGGAAGAATATCGAATTGTGACCAATATTCTGAAGCTTAGCTATGATGACCTTCCTCAAACATTAAAGCCATGCTTTCTTTATTTGGGAGTGTATCCTGAAGATTATGAAATCAATGTGAGAAGATTGTGTCAACTGTGGATAGCTGAAGGGTTCATTCAGAAAAAAGAAGTTGGACCATCAAATTCACCAGAAGTAGAAGATATTGCTGACATGTATTTAGATAAGCTGGTGGAACGGAGCTTGGTGCAAGTGGCAAGTAGGAGGACTGATGGTGGTGTGAAGACATGTCGAGTCCATGATCTTCTTCGTGACCTATGCATTTCAGAGAGTAGGGAAAATAAATTTATGGAAGTGTGCACAAATTTGGATGCTATTAAGTGTAATTCTCGTAGGATGTCTCTCCAGTATAGAGGAGAACTGAGGCTAACCGAAGATAACCAATCATCTGCACGCTCTCTGCTTCTGTTTGGTGAAAACACTTACTGGGAGAATGAATCAGAAGGGTGGAAACAGATAAAGAATGGCTTCAAGTTGGCTCGTGTATTGGACATGAACCAAGTGAGGCTATGTTTATCACCTCGTGGATTGACGACATTGATCCATCTAAGGTTTTTGAAAGTTACAGCATCTTCTAGAACAATTGGAGATGAAGTTTTAGCTTCTATATGCAACCTTTGGAATCTAGAAACGCTATACTTATGGATTAAACACTCTATTACTCTACCAAACAAAATATGGAAACTCAAGTCACTCAGGCATGTGTATTTAAACTGTGATGATATATTTAGAGAATTGACTCAAATAGAATCAATAATGCAGAGGATGAAAATGGAAGAAGCGACGAAGATATTTAAAGGATGGTCTGGAGGAGCATCAATGTCGAAGATGAAAATTGGAGAAACAAAGGTGGAGAATCTTCAAACACTGCATAACATCTGTCTTAATGCAAGAACAGCAAGCGTCCTAAAAAAGGGCATGTTCCCCAACTTGACAAAATTAACTTTGCGTGGAGAGGTGACAGAGCTGCCAGAGGCACCAGAAAAAGAATTCTTAGAGAACAGTTTGCAGTGCCTAAACAAACTCCGAACGCTAAAGCTACTTGGCATCGCGATACTTCCATTAGATCGGAATGCGTATCCTACAAGTCTTACCAAGATTACCATATCCTTTGGTCAACTGGATGCAAGAATAATAAAGACCCTGGGACAGCTTGCCAACCTGCAAATCTTGAAACTCGGTGGCAGAGGCATATATGGCGATGTTGATTGCGTAGCTGGTGACTTCCCACAGCTTCGAGTACTACAGTGTGGGGCTGACATGGTAGATGGCAGGTGGAAAGTAGAAAAAGGAGCAATGCCTCAGATTCGATATTGCAACATTCCTCACATCCGTGACTAA